The following are encoded in a window of Nakamurella sp. A5-74 genomic DNA:
- a CDS encoding Mrp/NBP35 family ATP-binding protein, translated as MPIDTTTVTEDIVRTALAGVKDPEIRRPITELGMVDEVVVQPAADGALVRVRVLLTIAGCPMKDTLTRDVTGAVRAIPGVADVDLTLGVMTDEQRGAMRDGLRGGATKDIPFARPGSRTRVYAIASGKGGVGKSTVTVNLAAALAARGMNVGILDADVYGFSIPRMMGVTGQATRVDDMILPPISHGVKVISVGMFVDGNTPVVWRGPMLHRALQQFLSDVFWGDLDVLLLDLPPGTGDVAISTAQLIPTTEILVVTTPQQAAAEVAERAGAIALQTRQKVVGVVENMSAMTLPDGSLLELFGSGGGQLVADHLSTITGTKVPLIAQIPLDIALREAGDSGLPLILRPEATHSAAATALRLVADDLATRTRPLAGVPLGITPQR; from the coding sequence ATGCCGATCGATACGACCACCGTCACCGAGGACATCGTCCGCACCGCACTCGCGGGCGTGAAGGACCCGGAGATCCGTCGACCCATCACCGAGCTCGGGATGGTCGACGAGGTGGTGGTGCAGCCTGCCGCCGACGGCGCCCTGGTGCGCGTCCGGGTGCTGCTGACGATTGCCGGCTGCCCGATGAAGGACACCCTGACGCGCGATGTCACCGGCGCGGTGCGGGCGATCCCCGGGGTCGCCGACGTCGATCTCACGCTGGGCGTGATGACCGACGAGCAGCGCGGCGCCATGCGCGACGGACTGCGCGGTGGGGCGACGAAGGACATTCCGTTCGCCCGTCCGGGCTCTCGGACCCGGGTCTACGCGATCGCCTCCGGCAAGGGTGGCGTCGGCAAGTCAACGGTCACGGTCAACCTCGCTGCCGCGCTCGCCGCTCGCGGGATGAACGTCGGCATCCTGGACGCAGACGTCTACGGCTTCTCGATCCCGCGGATGATGGGCGTCACCGGTCAGGCCACCAGGGTCGACGACATGATCCTGCCGCCGATCTCGCACGGGGTGAAGGTGATCAGCGTCGGCATGTTCGTCGACGGCAACACCCCTGTCGTCTGGCGCGGGCCGATGCTGCACCGGGCGCTGCAGCAGTTCCTGTCCGACGTCTTCTGGGGCGACCTGGACGTGCTGCTGCTGGATCTGCCACCGGGCACCGGCGACGTGGCGATCTCCACCGCCCAACTCATCCCGACCACCGAGATCCTGGTGGTCACCACGCCGCAGCAGGCCGCTGCCGAGGTCGCCGAACGCGCCGGCGCGATTGCCCTGCAGACCCGGCAGAAGGTCGTCGGCGTGGTGGAGAACATGTCCGCCATGACCCTTCCGGACGGCAGTCTGCTCGAGCTGTTCGGCAGCGGCGGCGGGCAACTGGTCGCCGATCACCTGTCGACGATCACCGGTACCAAGGTGCCGTTGATCGCGCAGATCCCGCTGGACATCGCCCTCCGCGAAGCCGGCGACAGCGGCCTGCCGCTCATCCTTCGACCGGAGGCCACGCACTCAGCGGCTGCGACAGCGCTGCGTCTGGTGGCCGACGATCTGGCCACCCGGACCCGGCCGCTGGCCGGTGTACCGCTGGGCATCACCCCGCAGCGCTGA
- a CDS encoding trypsin-like peptidase domain-containing protein, which produces MQTSEPDQRRRAVDPAQAAVFGRPGQVHGSFAPPAMRPPGPAPRFQQRPVVPEMLADAFGRPDGAHQGLRRPPESEPAARTVGGPPSPWRDPSAEVRLGRPAEESPDEPDSLGGDRTAAPFTLRQALFDHRLRPSALIGLVVVTLLAGMVGGAVVLGLRSTDVVAGTDPDYTLAVVGQSIDRPVGSVAAIAAQVTPAVVSIEVRVGNAGGTGSGVVFDKAGYIVTNNHVISQAATAEGAELSVVFNDGKGTRVPATIVGRDPQTDLAVLQVSVDNPRLMQFGDSSKLAVGDPVIAIGSPLGLQGTVTTGIVSALDRPVRLSGSGSDTNAVIDAIQTDAAVNPGNSGGALVDGSGVLVGIPTAIRTLGQSEASGSIGLGFAIPADEVRQIVQEIVRTGSVQHADIGVNARSATDGTTLGAQVQNVRSGGPAAKAGIEEGDTIIVVGDRAVGNADELVVAVQEHAVGETVPVKLVRSGRSLTVQVTLTAG; this is translated from the coding sequence GTGCAGACCAGCGAACCGGACCAGCGCCGACGGGCCGTTGATCCCGCGCAGGCGGCGGTGTTCGGGCGTCCGGGTCAGGTGCACGGATCGTTCGCCCCGCCTGCCATGCGTCCGCCGGGGCCCGCACCGCGGTTCCAGCAACGGCCCGTCGTGCCCGAGATGCTCGCCGATGCCTTCGGCCGACCCGACGGGGCGCACCAGGGCCTGCGGCGTCCGCCGGAGAGCGAACCCGCCGCCCGTACGGTCGGCGGGCCCCCGTCACCGTGGCGTGACCCCAGCGCCGAGGTGCGGCTCGGCCGGCCCGCGGAGGAGTCGCCCGACGAGCCGGATTCGCTGGGCGGCGACCGCACCGCCGCACCGTTCACCCTGCGGCAGGCGTTGTTCGATCACCGGCTGCGTCCTTCGGCCTTGATCGGGCTGGTCGTCGTGACCCTGCTGGCCGGCATGGTCGGTGGCGCGGTGGTGCTGGGTCTCAGGTCGACCGATGTGGTCGCCGGTACCGATCCCGACTACACGCTCGCCGTCGTCGGACAGTCGATCGATCGTCCGGTCGGGTCAGTGGCGGCCATCGCTGCTCAGGTCACCCCTGCGGTGGTGTCGATCGAGGTGCGGGTCGGCAACGCGGGCGGGACCGGGTCGGGCGTGGTGTTCGACAAGGCCGGCTACATCGTCACCAACAACCATGTCATCTCCCAGGCAGCCACTGCCGAGGGCGCCGAACTCTCGGTGGTCTTCAACGACGGCAAGGGCACCAGGGTCCCCGCCACGATCGTCGGCCGCGACCCCCAGACCGACCTCGCCGTGCTGCAGGTCTCGGTCGACAACCCGCGGCTGATGCAGTTCGGCGACTCGAGCAAGCTCGCGGTCGGCGATCCGGTGATCGCCATCGGCTCGCCGCTGGGGCTCCAGGGAACCGTCACCACCGGCATCGTGTCCGCGCTCGACCGCCCGGTGCGGTTGTCGGGGTCGGGCAGCGACACCAATGCCGTCATCGATGCGATCCAGACCGATGCGGCCGTCAATCCCGGCAACTCCGGTGGTGCGCTCGTTGACGGCTCGGGCGTGCTGGTCGGGATCCCCACCGCCATCCGCACCCTCGGCCAGTCGGAGGCGTCCGGGTCGATCGGCCTGGGATTCGCCATCCCGGCCGACGAGGTCAGGCAGATCGTCCAGGAGATCGTCCGTACCGGCTCCGTCCAGCACGCCGACATCGGGGTCAACGCGCGGTCGGCGACCGATGGCACCACGCTCGGCGCCCAGGTGCAGAACGTCCGTTCCGGCGGCCCCGCGGCGAAGGCCGGCATCGAGGAGGGCGACACGATCATCGTGGTCGGTGATCGTGCAGTCGGGAACGCCGACGAGCTGGTGGTCGCCGTCCAGGAACACGCCGTCGGTGAGACCGTCCCGGTGAAGCTGGTCCGCTCCGGACGGTCCTTGACGGTGCAGGTGACCTTGACCGCCGGTTGA
- a CDS encoding O-methyltransferase, which yields MSNSRSYAEFFISESEEASTARRRAADLGCTPIGAGGATALTFLAAAVQAKAVVEIGTGAGVSGLALLAGMTADGILTSIDVEAENQRAAKLAFTEAGVAGARTRLINGRALEVLPRLTDGAYDLVHVDAAKSEYGLYVTEAIRLLRPGGVLAVDNALWHDKVADPTQRDAETVAVREAGRMIREDESLVPVLIPLGDGLLAAVKRPR from the coding sequence GTGTCCAACAGTCGGTCGTACGCGGAGTTCTTCATCTCGGAGTCCGAGGAGGCCTCGACCGCCCGGCGGCGTGCCGCCGACCTCGGCTGCACGCCGATCGGAGCCGGCGGTGCGACCGCGTTGACGTTCCTGGCCGCCGCCGTCCAGGCGAAGGCCGTTGTCGAGATCGGTACCGGCGCAGGCGTTTCCGGCCTGGCACTGCTGGCCGGCATGACCGCGGACGGCATCCTCACCTCCATCGACGTCGAGGCGGAGAACCAGCGGGCCGCGAAGCTCGCCTTCACCGAGGCAGGGGTGGCCGGCGCCCGCACCAGGCTGATCAACGGTCGCGCGCTCGAGGTGCTCCCCCGGTTGACCGACGGCGCCTACGACCTCGTCCATGTGGACGCAGCCAAGTCCGAGTACGGCCTGTACGTCACTGAGGCGATCCGGCTGCTCCGCCCGGGAGGAGTGCTCGCGGTCGACAACGCACTGTGGCACGACAAGGTCGCCGACCCCACCCAACGGGACGCCGAGACCGTCGCGGTCCGCGAAGCCGGCCGAATGATCCGTGAGGACGAGTCGCTGGTGCCGGTGCTCATCCCGCTGGGTGACGGTCTGCTCGCCGCGGTCAAGCGTCCCCGCTGA
- the sigE gene encoding RNA polymerase sigma factor SigE, whose translation MTTRKETPMAERGTWTPPAWDDIVREQGDRVYRLAYRLAGNAHDAEDITQETFIRVFRSLDKFTPGSFEGWIHRIATNVFLDLVRRRGRIRMEALPENTDRIAGRELSPEQTYHEMNLDPDLQAALDELPAEFRAAVVLCDVEGLSYEEIGTTLGVKMGTVRSRIHRGRQALRHGIERRRAEHAAQEAEAALRGAQL comes from the coding sequence ATGACTACACGCAAGGAGACCCCGATGGCAGAGCGGGGCACATGGACCCCACCGGCCTGGGACGACATCGTCCGCGAGCAGGGCGATCGGGTGTACCGGTTGGCATACCGTCTGGCGGGCAACGCCCACGACGCCGAGGACATCACCCAGGAGACCTTCATCCGGGTGTTCCGGTCGCTGGACAAGTTCACCCCCGGTTCCTTCGAGGGCTGGATCCACCGCATCGCCACCAACGTCTTCCTCGACCTGGTGCGGCGGCGCGGACGGATCCGGATGGAGGCGCTGCCGGAGAACACCGACCGGATCGCCGGGCGCGAACTGTCGCCCGAACAGACCTACCACGAGATGAACCTGGACCCCGATCTGCAGGCCGCGCTCGACGAGCTGCCCGCCGAGTTCCGCGCCGCCGTCGTGCTGTGCGACGTGGAGGGGTTGTCGTACGAGGAGATCGGCACGACGCTCGGCGTCAAGATGGGCACTGTCCGGTCGCGGATCCATCGTGGGCGTCAGGCCCTGCGGCACGGCATCGAGCGCCGCCGGGCCGAGCACGCCGCCCAGGAGGCCGAAGCGGCTCTCCGGGGGGCGCAGCTGTGA
- a CDS encoding PHP domain-containing protein codes for MRIDLHTHSLASDGTVAPADLMTAASAAGLDVIGLTDHDTTAGWAAAAAALPAGLTLVRGAEFSTYVTVPRSIVSVHLLAYLFDPLDPVIVREQERLRAERLQRGLQMVELMMADGLPITQEQVLAIAAGAPVGRPHIGRALVESGVVGSVDEAFDGYLAGRGSYYVPKLDIELLPAVRMIVAAGGAPVVAHPRGRGEGRALTPQLIAELAAAGLVGLEVDHLDHDDVDRAELRGIAAELGLLVTGSSDFHGTNKKVQLGANLTDPAALEVLVTRTSGVTPLVTA; via the coding sequence ATGCGCATCGATCTGCACACCCATTCCCTGGCCTCCGACGGCACCGTCGCCCCTGCGGATCTGATGACCGCGGCGTCCGCGGCCGGCCTGGATGTCATCGGGCTCACCGACCACGACACGACGGCCGGCTGGGCTGCGGCCGCTGCCGCCCTACCGGCCGGCCTGACGCTGGTCCGCGGAGCCGAGTTCTCGACCTACGTGACGGTGCCCCGCAGCATCGTCAGCGTGCACCTGTTGGCGTACCTGTTCGATCCGCTGGATCCGGTGATCGTCCGGGAGCAGGAGCGGCTCCGGGCGGAACGGCTGCAGCGTGGTCTGCAGATGGTCGAGCTGATGATGGCCGACGGGCTGCCGATCACCCAGGAACAGGTGCTGGCGATCGCGGCCGGTGCGCCGGTGGGGCGACCGCACATCGGTCGCGCGCTGGTCGAGAGCGGGGTGGTCGGGTCGGTGGACGAGGCGTTCGACGGTTATCTGGCCGGACGCGGGTCGTACTACGTGCCGAAGCTGGACATCGAACTGCTGCCCGCGGTGCGGATGATCGTCGCTGCCGGTGGGGCGCCGGTCGTCGCGCATCCCCGGGGGCGGGGTGAGGGTCGGGCGCTGACCCCGCAGCTGATCGCCGAGCTCGCCGCCGCGGGGCTGGTCGGTCTGGAAGTGGACCATCTGGACCACGACGACGTCGACCGCGCGGAACTGCGGGGGATCGCGGCCGAACTCGGCCTGCTCGTCACCGGGAGCTCCGACTTCCACGGCACCAACAAGAAGGTCCAGCTCGGCGCGAACCTCACGGACCCGGCCGCGCTCGAGGTCCTGGTCACCCGGACGTCCGGGGTGACCCCGCTGGTGACCGCGTGA
- a CDS encoding D-alanyl-D-alanine carboxypeptidase family protein, translated as MPSVTAVPHADRQPDHSVRRRSPRILVFVVLGLALAIGGCTSAAQDDPVTVTKVVEATPRSSQPAGTPRPAPTTRAANTASQDTGGDPGSMDPTAPPPAGTSDGGSPAATSTPRTREPTSSGAGTPTANAADASPDTPGPEGGRPCATDAQYVDEDPTGLRSDVSTGWRSIEKAANADGVIVCLNDGKRSKAQQQAQYDQYEQQYGKEVADQLVLPPSKSAHVIGNAIDVQPQAAYQWLQATKGDLGFCRIYDNEPWHFEYDVKYFEQGCPARLPKPQR; from the coding sequence GTGCCATCCGTGACCGCCGTGCCCCATGCCGACCGACAGCCCGACCACTCCGTTCGCCGCCGTTCCCCGCGCATCCTGGTCTTCGTCGTACTCGGCCTGGCGCTTGCCATCGGTGGTTGCACCTCGGCGGCACAGGACGACCCGGTGACCGTCACGAAAGTGGTCGAGGCAACCCCCCGGTCCTCGCAACCCGCCGGCACACCCCGACCCGCCCCGACCACCCGGGCTGCGAACACCGCGTCCCAGGACACCGGCGGCGATCCCGGTTCGATGGATCCGACAGCGCCGCCCCCCGCCGGGACGTCCGACGGGGGAAGCCCCGCGGCCACCTCCACCCCGCGCACTCGCGAGCCCACGTCGTCGGGCGCCGGCACCCCGACGGCCAACGCAGCCGACGCGTCACCGGACACACCGGGACCCGAGGGCGGCCGGCCCTGCGCCACCGACGCCCAGTACGTCGACGAGGACCCCACCGGCCTGCGCAGCGACGTCAGCACCGGATGGCGGTCGATCGAGAAGGCCGCGAACGCTGACGGCGTGATCGTCTGTCTCAACGACGGCAAGCGCAGCAAGGCCCAGCAGCAGGCCCAGTACGACCAGTACGAACAGCAGTACGGCAAGGAGGTCGCCGACCAGCTCGTGCTGCCACCGTCCAAGTCGGCGCACGTCATCGGCAATGCCATCGACGTGCAGCCGCAGGCTGCGTACCAGTGGTTGCAGGCCACGAAGGGGGATCTGGGCTTCTGCCGGATCTACGACAACGAGCCCTGGCACTTCGAGTACGACGTGAAGTACTTCGAGCAGGGCTGCCCGGCCCGGCTGCCGAAGCCGCAGCGATGA
- a CDS encoding general stress protein, which yields MTTPRGFGPGQPAGLTVPTPPTGFTVAAYPTYLQAQSAVEHLARNDFAIRDVTIVGSDLQMVERVTGKLTAGKVVGAGAASGAWMGLFVGLLMSFFSQVQGGVLILVLVAVAIGAVFGAVMGLLGYNVTKGRRDFTSASQVVARRYDVLCEPRSAEAARNLLARMELGNNTGAPVPQQFSPPAGR from the coding sequence ATGACGACGCCACGAGGGTTCGGTCCCGGCCAGCCCGCCGGTTTGACCGTTCCGACCCCACCCACCGGCTTCACCGTCGCTGCCTATCCGACCTATCTGCAGGCACAGAGCGCCGTCGAACATCTCGCGCGCAACGATTTCGCGATCCGTGACGTGACCATCGTCGGGTCCGATCTGCAGATGGTCGAACGGGTCACCGGCAAGCTCACCGCCGGCAAGGTGGTCGGTGCTGGAGCCGCATCCGGGGCCTGGATGGGCCTGTTCGTCGGTCTGCTGATGTCGTTCTTCTCCCAGGTCCAGGGCGGTGTGCTGATCCTGGTGCTGGTGGCTGTCGCCATCGGTGCCGTCTTCGGTGCCGTCATGGGGCTGCTGGGCTACAACGTCACGAAGGGCCGTCGCGACTTCACCTCGGCCAGCCAGGTGGTGGCCCGCCGCTACGACGTACTCTGCGAGCCGCGTTCGGCGGAGGCGGCCCGCAACCTGCTCGCCCGGATGGAGCTCGGCAACAACACCGGAGCCCCGGTTCCGCAGCAGTTCAGCCCACCCGCAGGCCGCTGA
- a CDS encoding HAD-IA family hydrolase, which yields MTAAAASTAPAPSSGPEPTRRWLDGPFDAVLWDCDGVLQHGIAGALDELAARVGIEVLPTLFAEELPALRGEEPLADAVRRVLIAHDLDLPIDEILSIWDEYVLDPDALAVLQEVRELGIPCHLATNQQDYRRDGMRVKFDHLVDGSFYSCEMRTCKPEPAYFRYVCDALGAAPGRLLFIDDLEPNVAAARAVGLVAEMHDPAAGAPALRELLRRNGIPVR from the coding sequence ATGACAGCCGCTGCGGCGTCGACAGCACCCGCGCCGAGCTCGGGGCCCGAGCCGACTCGTCGGTGGCTCGATGGGCCGTTCGACGCGGTGTTGTGGGACTGCGACGGAGTGCTGCAGCACGGCATCGCCGGAGCACTCGACGAGCTGGCCGCACGGGTCGGCATCGAGGTGCTGCCGACGTTGTTCGCCGAGGAACTCCCTGCCCTGCGCGGGGAGGAACCGCTCGCCGACGCCGTCCGGCGGGTGCTGATCGCGCACGATCTGGACCTTCCGATCGACGAGATACTGAGCATCTGGGACGAATACGTCCTGGATCCGGATGCGCTGGCCGTCCTGCAGGAGGTGCGTGAGCTCGGGATCCCCTGCCACCTGGCGACCAACCAGCAGGACTACCGCCGTGACGGGATGCGGGTGAAGTTCGACCACCTGGTCGACGGTTCGTTCTACTCGTGCGAGATGCGGACCTGCAAACCCGAACCCGCCTACTTCCGGTACGTCTGCGATGCCCTGGGCGCAGCGCCCGGCCGGCTGTTGTTCATCGACGACCTGGAGCCGAACGTCGCGGCGGCCCGCGCGGTCGGCCTGGTGGCCGAGATGCACGACCCCGCCGCCGGTGCGCCCGCGCTGCGGGAACTGCTGCGCCGCAACGGCATCCCGGTGCGGTAG
- a CDS encoding zf-HC2 domain-containing protein has translation MSSFFSEAFADHLSFDAVVAFADGELSLAAYQRAAAHIARCTSCAGEVAEQTQARELLRSAFAPKMPGSLFDQLRSIPVALPVSSVESVADVAQRTANRSWFGRH, from the coding sequence GTGAGTTCCTTCTTCTCCGAGGCGTTCGCCGACCACCTGTCCTTCGACGCGGTGGTGGCATTCGCCGACGGTGAGTTGAGCCTGGCGGCCTACCAGCGCGCGGCCGCGCACATCGCCCGATGCACCAGCTGCGCCGGTGAGGTGGCCGAACAGACCCAAGCCAGGGAGCTGCTCAGGTCGGCGTTCGCCCCGAAGATGCCAGGCAGCCTGTTCGACCAGCTGCGGTCGATCCCGGTCGCGCTGCCCGTGAGCAGTGTTGAGTCAGTCGCCGACGTGGCTCAGCGCACGGCGAACCGGTCGTGGTTCGGGCGGCACTGA
- a CDS encoding magnesium and cobalt transport protein CorA: MPRLPSLPPIFPHGRPPQKPAPTQVERVPSLVDCAAYVDGHRVDNCSGLSATYAAVQEHGSGFAWVGLHEPSADDMEEVAQVFGLHRLAVEDAVNAHQRPKLERYKRYSVLVIKTVEYVDHESSTTAVEIVNTGEILLLVGPDFIITVRHGRHSELKDIRASLEKDHEHLALGPAAVAHTIADRIVDHYLTVIGEVEDDVDEMESLVFDTRSQVRIEQIYLLKREILELRRAVVPLGFALEQLIDDDSPLFPMAVRAYFRDVADHLKSVVEQVWTFDELLNTLVSARLANVTTRQNEDMRKISAWAAIALVPTAIAGIYGMNFQHMPELHWTFGYPMAIGLIVLVCVLLFRMLRKRGWL, translated from the coding sequence GTGCCCCGGCTTCCCTCGCTGCCACCGATCTTCCCGCACGGGCGTCCCCCCCAGAAGCCCGCTCCGACGCAGGTGGAACGAGTCCCCTCACTGGTGGACTGCGCTGCCTACGTCGACGGCCATCGGGTCGACAACTGTTCCGGTCTGTCGGCCACCTACGCCGCCGTCCAGGAGCACGGGAGTGGCTTCGCCTGGGTCGGGCTCCACGAGCCGAGCGCCGACGACATGGAAGAAGTGGCACAGGTCTTCGGCCTGCACCGGCTGGCCGTCGAGGACGCCGTGAACGCGCACCAGCGGCCCAAGTTGGAGCGCTACAAGCGCTACAGCGTGCTGGTGATCAAGACTGTCGAGTACGTCGATCACGAGTCGTCGACCACCGCCGTCGAGATCGTCAACACCGGCGAGATCCTGCTGCTCGTAGGTCCGGATTTCATCATCACCGTCCGGCACGGCAGGCACAGTGAACTCAAGGACATCCGGGCGTCCCTGGAGAAGGACCACGAACACCTCGCTCTCGGCCCGGCGGCCGTCGCGCACACCATCGCCGACCGGATCGTCGACCACTACCTGACGGTCATCGGCGAGGTCGAGGACGACGTCGACGAGATGGAGAGCCTGGTCTTCGACACCCGATCGCAGGTCCGGATCGAACAGATCTACCTGCTCAAGCGCGAGATCCTGGAACTGCGCCGCGCGGTGGTCCCGCTCGGGTTCGCCCTGGAACAGCTCATCGACGACGACTCGCCGCTCTTCCCGATGGCCGTCCGGGCGTACTTCCGTGACGTCGCCGACCATCTCAAGAGCGTCGTCGAGCAGGTCTGGACGTTCGATGAACTGCTCAACACCCTGGTCTCGGCGCGACTGGCCAACGTCACCACCCGGCAGAACGAGGACATGCGCAAGATCTCGGCGTGGGCTGCGATCGCCCTGGTGCCGACGGCGATCGCCGGGATCTACGGGATGAACTTCCAGCACATGCCCGAGCTGCACTGGACATTCGGCTATCCGATGGCGATCGGCCTGATCGTGTTGGTCTGCGTGCTGCTGTTCCGGATGCTGCGCAAGCGCGGTTGGCTCTGA
- a CDS encoding IS630 family transposase codes for MTRGRPMALLELTGEESEQLRRWARRAKSSQALALRSRIVLACASGLNNTEVAAQERVAKPTVGKWRARFVESRLDGLVDDPRPGKPPTITAEQIEDVVVATLESTPKHATHWSRSKMAERSGLSKSTIGRIWKAFELKPHRADGFKLSNDPQFVAKVYDVIGLYLNPPEAAVVLCVDEKSQVQALGRSQPAFPMMPDMPEKRTHDYVRNGTTSLFAAFNTADGTVISSLHRRHRTIEFKKFLTKIDAEVPADLAVHLVCDNYGTHKSPAIKTWLTEHPRFHMHYTPTYSSWINQVERFFAYVTGDLLQRSHHDTVAQLEADIRTWIKDWNTKPRPFIWTKSADEILNSLGRLLQRITGAGH; via the coding sequence ATGACGAGGGGTCGCCCGATGGCGCTGCTGGAGTTGACCGGGGAAGAGTCTGAGCAGTTGCGGCGGTGGGCTCGGCGGGCGAAGTCTTCGCAGGCTCTGGCGTTGCGCTCGCGGATCGTGTTGGCCTGCGCATCTGGGCTGAACAACACTGAAGTGGCTGCGCAGGAGCGGGTTGCCAAGCCCACGGTGGGCAAGTGGCGGGCTCGGTTCGTCGAGTCCCGGCTGGACGGTTTGGTGGACGACCCCAGGCCCGGCAAGCCGCCCACGATCACCGCCGAGCAGATCGAGGACGTCGTGGTCGCCACCTTGGAGTCCACCCCCAAGCATGCCACCCACTGGTCGAGGTCGAAGATGGCCGAACGTTCGGGTCTGTCGAAGTCGACGATCGGGCGGATCTGGAAGGCGTTCGAGCTCAAACCACACCGCGCCGACGGGTTCAAACTGTCCAACGACCCGCAATTCGTCGCCAAGGTCTACGACGTCATCGGTCTGTATCTGAACCCGCCGGAGGCTGCGGTGGTGCTGTGCGTGGACGAGAAATCGCAGGTCCAGGCCCTGGGCAGGTCGCAACCGGCGTTCCCGATGATGCCCGACATGCCCGAGAAACGCACCCATGACTACGTTCGCAACGGCACTACGAGCCTGTTCGCGGCGTTCAACACCGCAGACGGCACCGTCATCTCCAGCCTGCACCGTCGGCACCGAACCATCGAGTTCAAGAAGTTCCTCACCAAGATCGACGCCGAAGTGCCGGCAGATCTGGCCGTGCACCTGGTCTGCGACAACTACGGCACGCACAAGTCGCCGGCGATCAAAACTTGGCTCACCGAGCATCCAAGGTTCCACATGCACTACACCCCAACCTATTCCAGCTGGATCAATCAGGTCGAACGCTTCTTCGCCTACGTCACCGGGGACCTGCTGCAACGCAGCCACCACGACACCGTTGCGCAACTGGAAGCCGACATCCGCACCTGGATCAAGGATTGGAACACCAAACCCAGACCGTTCATCTGGACCAAAAGCGCCGACGAGATCCTCAACTCCCTCGGACGGCTATTGCAACGCATTACTGGCGCGGGACACTAG
- a CDS encoding trypsin-like serine protease yields the protein MALVNHSAPQDDLFSGQFCGAVAVRPEFAITASHCVDHRSASSIDVVLGADDICRTTDGGPVPGIRIRVAEILPHAPGASSSDLSLLRLAVPVSPYSIASTLTEASDNPPQRGTAAGWGHSAISYAYSCTLKRFDLQQDAPKNCEDGLERSTALQASLQISPDIPQWCAIARPGSDNTCVGDSGGPVYTTDADPRVFAVVDWGVGCGPRDPGYYSFLPDIDTWIALSRN from the coding sequence ATGGCCTTGGTGAACCACAGTGCACCGCAGGACGACCTGTTCAGTGGCCAGTTTTGCGGCGCTGTCGCCGTTCGTCCGGAATTTGCAATCACCGCATCTCATTGCGTCGACCACCGGTCGGCATCCAGTATTGACGTGGTCTTGGGTGCGGATGACATCTGCCGAACCACAGACGGCGGACCTGTACCTGGTATCCGTATCCGTGTTGCAGAGATCCTCCCACATGCACCGGGTGCGTCATCGTCAGACCTGAGCCTGCTTCGCTTGGCCGTTCCAGTAAGCCCTTACAGCATTGCCTCGACGCTCACTGAAGCATCAGACAATCCTCCACAGCGAGGAACAGCAGCGGGTTGGGGACATTCGGCTATCAGTTACGCATACTCGTGCACCCTCAAGCGTTTCGACCTGCAACAGGATGCACCGAAAAATTGCGAGGACGGGCTCGAACGGTCGACGGCACTTCAGGCTTCTCTGCAGATCTCTCCTGATATTCCGCAATGGTGCGCGATAGCTCGCCCCGGTAGTGACAACACCTGCGTAGGTGATTCCGGAGGACCGGTATACACAACGGATGCGGATCCGCGAGTATTCGCAGTCGTCGATTGGGGCGTTGGATGCGGACCGCGCGATCCCGGGTATTATTCCTTCCTGCCGGACATCGACACGTGGATCGCGTTGTCGAGAAACTAA